In Amaranthus tricolor cultivar Red isolate AtriRed21 chromosome 3, ASM2621246v1, whole genome shotgun sequence, a single window of DNA contains:
- the LOC130808524 gene encoding two-component response regulator ARR11-like, producing MDQMVNDGEMPIPNYAVGTRILLVDSDMTSLSQTTSILEETTYQVTSTAFPNVAISMMQERAHGYDLVVAAMRMRGMDCLTFLRIVKTLSDIPQSELYSKEPVISSRNRSVDRMLRGYGSLCSGKEGKSVE from the exons ATGGATCAAATGGTAAATGACGGTGAAATGCCAATCCCAAACTATGCGGTGGGCACTCGTATCCTATTGGTCGATTCCGACATGACCTCTCTTTCTCAAACAACTTCAATTCTTGAAGAAACAACTTATCAAG TTACAAGTACTGCATTCCCGAATGTAGCAATTTCAATGATGCAAGAACGAGCACACGGGTACGATCTAGTCGTTGCTGCAATGAGAATGCGCGGAATGGACTGCCTTACATTCCTCAGAATTGTGAAAACCCTGTCAGACATCCCT CAATCAGAACTATACAGCAAGGAGCCTGTCATTTCTTCGAGAAACCGATCAGTAGACAGGATGCTCAGGGGTTATGGCAGTTTGTGTTCAGGAAAGGAAGGAAAAAGTGTAGAATAA
- the LOC130807939 gene encoding uncharacterized protein LOC130807939, translating into MEILKGQSKESKFPTKDLLFSNEVIGNQVNNQVIRKRKRSVYGYEQTEKDIGSTPEAIIGIRQKQNAKSVKNRVEWYHELHTRLMNSPVTDPRPHSRKSVSSTGAGARQSHVSVQEHAGKSQRFNSKSHIFDNTTLDLGKYVNRNSLLGNIGNQLEVNETTDKQSYLKGRINQIRRAYWTNNESVGKTGSVTRHDNMLGVGADVNRSSRCDGSSTSSILQRAATEMTFSSTKC; encoded by the exons ATGGAAATCTTGAAAGGACAATCGAAAGAAAGTAAGTTCCCTACAaaagatttattattttcaaatgaagTTATAGGGAATCAGGTGAACAATCAGGTAATCCGGAAGAGAAAAAGATCGGTTTATGGTTATGAGCAGACGGAGAAGGATATAGGTAGCACTCCGGAGGCCATTATAGGGATTAGACAGAAGCAAAATGCTAAATCTGTGAAGAATCGTGTCGAGTGGTATCATGAGCTTCATACGCGATTAATGAAT AGTCCAGTGACTGATCCAAGGCCACACTCAAGAAAATCAGTCAGTAGTACTGGTGCTGGTGCGAGGCAGAGCCATGTTTCGGTTCAAGAACATGCTGGGAAGAGCCAAAGGTTCAACTCAAAGTCACACATCTTCGACAATACGACACTAGACCTTGGGAAATATGTCAATCGGAATTCATTATTAGGCAACATCGGTAACCAATTGGAAGTAAATGAAACGACTGACAAACAATCGTATCTTAAAGGAAGGATTAATCAGATTCGACGTGCATATTGGACTAACAATGAATCAG TAGGAAAAACAGGTTCTGTAACCAGACATGACAATATGCTTGGAGTTGGAGCTGATGTAAATCGTAGTTCTAGATGTGATGGATCGAGTACGAGCAGCATACTGCAGCGTGCTGCTACTGAGATGACATTTTCTTCGAcgaaatgttaa
- the LOC130807938 gene encoding amino-acid permease BAT1 homolog isoform X1 → MVVSSQNDAVSLDTGHARLHQLGYKQELKRDLSVISNFAFSFSIISVLTGITTLYSSGLQFGGPAVMVYGWFIAGFFTMFVGLSMAEICSSYPTSGGLYYWSAKLAGPTWAPFASWLTGWFNIVGQWAVTTSVDFSLAQLIQVIILLSTGGKNGGGFQASKYIVIAFHGGILLVHAILNSLPISWLSFFGQLAAAWNVAGVFVLMIAIPLATKEKASAEFVFTHFNTDNSNGIKSRAYIFVLGLLMSQYTLTGYDASAHMTEETKDADKNGPKGIISAIGISIIVGWAYILGITFAVTDIPSLLSTENDAGGYAIAQVFYQAFKSRYGNGIGGIICCCVVAVAIFFCGMSSVTSNSRMAYAFSRDGAMPFSSIWHKVNQNEVPINAVWMSAFISFCMALTSLGSLVAFQAMVSIATIGLYIAYALPILFRVTLARNTFVPGPFNLGRYGIFVGWVAVLWVITISILFSLPVAYPVTGETLNYTPVAVGGLLILTVSSWILRARHWFKGPITNIGSV, encoded by the exons ATGGTAGTTTCATCTCAAAACGACGCCGTTTCTCTTGATACTGGCCATGCTCGTCTTCATCAACTGGGTTACAAACAAGAACTCAAGCGTGATTTATC GGTGATATCAAACTTTGCGTTTTCATTCTCCATAATATCAGTATTAACAGGTATAACGACTTTGTATAGTAGTGGATTGCAGTTTGGAGGACCTGCTGTGATGGTTTATGGATGGTTTATAGCTGGGTTTTTCACCATGTTTGTGGGTTTATCAATGGCTGAGATTTGCTCTTCTTATCCTACTTCTGGTGGTCTTTACTATTGGAGTGCTAAACTTGCTGGTCCCACTTGGGCTCCTTTTGCTTCTTGGCTCACTGGCTG GTTTAACATCGTTGGGCAG TGGGCCGTTACAACTAGTGTAGATTTCTCTCTGGCACAGCTGATTCAAGTGATCATTCTACTAAGCACAGGGGGTAAAAATGGAGGCGGTTTTCAGGCTTCCAAATACATAGTCATTGCCTTCCATGGTGGAATTTTACTTGTGCACGCGATCTTGAATAGTCTTCCTATTTCATGGTTATCCTTCTTTGGACAGCTTGCTGCAGCATGGAATGTTGCAG GAGTGTTTGTCCTAATGATTGCCATCCCTTTGGCTACCAAGGAAAAGGCCAGCGCGGAGTTTGTGTTCACACACTTCAACACTGATAACAGTAATGGAATCAAAAGTAGAGCTTACATCTTCGTTCTTGGACTTCTAATGAGCCAATATACTTTGACAGGTTATGATGCATCTGCTCATATG ACTGAGGAAACTAAGGATGCAGATAAGAATGGGCCTAAAGGAATTATAAGTGCCATCGGTATATCAATTATTGTTGGTTGGGCTTACATCCTTGGGATCACCTTTGCAGTCACCGATATTCCTTCCCTTCTAAGTACCGAAAATGATGCTGGTGGTTATGCCATAGCTCAAGTTTTTTACCAAGCATTCAAGAGTAGATATGGAAATGGCATCGGAGGAATAATTTGCTGTTGTGTTGTAGCTGTGGCTATATTCTTTTGTGGCATGAGTTCAGTTACCAGCAATTCTAG GATGGCTTATGCATTCTCCAGAGATGGTGCAATGCCATTCTCATCGATTTGGCATAAAGTGAATCAAAACGAGGTTCCTATCAATGCCGTTTGGATGTCTGCTTTCATCTCATTCTGCATGGCACTGACG TCACTCGGAAGTCTGGTGGCTTTTCAAGCGATGGTATCTATAGCGACAATCGGATTATACATAGCATATGCCTTGCCTATCTTGTTCAGAGTCACCTTGGCTCGCAATACATTCGTCCCAGGGCCTTTCAATCTAGGCCGATATGGGATTTTTGTAGGTTGGGTTGCCGTGCTCTGGGTCATCACCATTTCTATCTTGTTCTCATTGCCTGTTGCGTATCCAGTTACCGGGGAGACTCTTAATTATACACCTGTGGCTGTCGGTGGCCTATTGATCCTGACGGTGTCTTCTTGGATTTTAAGAGCGAGGCATTGGTTCAAAGGTCCTATTACAAACATAG GTTCTGTATAG
- the LOC130807938 gene encoding amino-acid permease BAT1 homolog isoform X2, with translation MVVSSQNDAVSLDTGHARLHQLGYKQELKRDLSVISNFAFSFSIISVLTGITTLYSSGLQFGGPAVMVYGWFIAGFFTMFVGLSMAEICSSYPTSGGLYYWSAKLAGPTWAPFASWLTGWFNIVGQWAVTTSVDFSLAQLIQVIILLSTGGKNGGGFQASKYIVIAFHGGILLVHAILNSLPISWLSFFGQLAAAWNVAGVFVLMIAIPLATKEKASAEFVFTHFNTDNSNGIKSRAYIFVLGLLMSQYTLTGYDASAHMTEETKDADKNGPKGIISAIGISIIVGWAYILGITFAVTDIPSLLSTENDAGGYAIAQVFYQAFKSRYGNGIGGIICCCVVAVAIFFCGMSSVTSNSRMAYAFSRDGAMPFSSIWHKVNQNEVPINAVWMSAFISFCMALTSLGSLVAFQAMVSIATIGLYIAYALPILFRVTLARNTFVPGPFNLGRYGIFVGWVAVLWVITISILFSLPVAYPVTGETLNYTPVAVGGLLILTVSSWILRARHWFKGPITNIGN, from the exons ATGGTAGTTTCATCTCAAAACGACGCCGTTTCTCTTGATACTGGCCATGCTCGTCTTCATCAACTGGGTTACAAACAAGAACTCAAGCGTGATTTATC GGTGATATCAAACTTTGCGTTTTCATTCTCCATAATATCAGTATTAACAGGTATAACGACTTTGTATAGTAGTGGATTGCAGTTTGGAGGACCTGCTGTGATGGTTTATGGATGGTTTATAGCTGGGTTTTTCACCATGTTTGTGGGTTTATCAATGGCTGAGATTTGCTCTTCTTATCCTACTTCTGGTGGTCTTTACTATTGGAGTGCTAAACTTGCTGGTCCCACTTGGGCTCCTTTTGCTTCTTGGCTCACTGGCTG GTTTAACATCGTTGGGCAG TGGGCCGTTACAACTAGTGTAGATTTCTCTCTGGCACAGCTGATTCAAGTGATCATTCTACTAAGCACAGGGGGTAAAAATGGAGGCGGTTTTCAGGCTTCCAAATACATAGTCATTGCCTTCCATGGTGGAATTTTACTTGTGCACGCGATCTTGAATAGTCTTCCTATTTCATGGTTATCCTTCTTTGGACAGCTTGCTGCAGCATGGAATGTTGCAG GAGTGTTTGTCCTAATGATTGCCATCCCTTTGGCTACCAAGGAAAAGGCCAGCGCGGAGTTTGTGTTCACACACTTCAACACTGATAACAGTAATGGAATCAAAAGTAGAGCTTACATCTTCGTTCTTGGACTTCTAATGAGCCAATATACTTTGACAGGTTATGATGCATCTGCTCATATG ACTGAGGAAACTAAGGATGCAGATAAGAATGGGCCTAAAGGAATTATAAGTGCCATCGGTATATCAATTATTGTTGGTTGGGCTTACATCCTTGGGATCACCTTTGCAGTCACCGATATTCCTTCCCTTCTAAGTACCGAAAATGATGCTGGTGGTTATGCCATAGCTCAAGTTTTTTACCAAGCATTCAAGAGTAGATATGGAAATGGCATCGGAGGAATAATTTGCTGTTGTGTTGTAGCTGTGGCTATATTCTTTTGTGGCATGAGTTCAGTTACCAGCAATTCTAG GATGGCTTATGCATTCTCCAGAGATGGTGCAATGCCATTCTCATCGATTTGGCATAAAGTGAATCAAAACGAGGTTCCTATCAATGCCGTTTGGATGTCTGCTTTCATCTCATTCTGCATGGCACTGACG TCACTCGGAAGTCTGGTGGCTTTTCAAGCGATGGTATCTATAGCGACAATCGGATTATACATAGCATATGCCTTGCCTATCTTGTTCAGAGTCACCTTGGCTCGCAATACATTCGTCCCAGGGCCTTTCAATCTAGGCCGATATGGGATTTTTGTAGGTTGGGTTGCCGTGCTCTGGGTCATCACCATTTCTATCTTGTTCTCATTGCCTGTTGCGTATCCAGTTACCGGGGAGACTCTTAATTATACACCTGTGGCTGTCGGTGGCCTATTGATCCTGACGGTGTCTTCTTGGATTTTAAGAGCGAGGCATTGGTTCAAAGGTCCTATTACAAACATAGGTAATTAA